Proteins encoded by one window of Macaca fascicularis isolate 582-1 chromosome 10, T2T-MFA8v1.1:
- the LOC102145378 gene encoding proline-rich protein 5 isoform X18 has product MVILRDKIRFYEGQKLLDSLAETWDFFFSDVLPMLQAIFYPVQGKEPSVRQLALLHFRNAITLSVKLEDALARAHARVPPAIVQMLLVLQGVHESRGVTEDYLRLEMLVQKVVSPYLGTYGLHSSEGPFTHSCILEKRLLRRSRSGDVLAKNPVVRSKSYNTPLLNPVQEHEAEGAAAGGPSIRRHSVSEMTSCPEPQGFSDPPGQGSAGAFRSSPAPHSGPCPSRLYPTTQPPEQGLDPTRSSLPHASPENLVDQILESVDSDSEGIFIDFGRGRGSGMSNLEGSGGRQSVV; this is encoded by the exons GACAGAAGCTGCTGGACTCGCTGGCAGAGACCTGGGACTTCTTCTTCAGTGACGTGCTGCCCATGCTGCAGGCCATCTTCTACCCGGTGCAG GGCAAGGAGCCGTCGGTGCGCCAGCTGGCCCTGCTGCACTTCCGGAACGCCATCACCCTCAGTGTGAAGCTAGAGGATGCGCTGGCCCGGGCCCATGCCCGCGTGCCCCCTGCCATCGTGCAGATGCTGCTGGTGCTGCAG GGGGTACATGAGTCCAGGGGCGTGACCGAGGACTACCTGCGCCTGGAGATGCTGGTTCAGAAGGTGGTGTCGCCATACCTGGGCACCTACGGCCTCCACTCCAGCGAGGGGCCCTTCACCCATTCCTGCATCCTGG AGAAGCGCCTCCTCCGCCGCTCCCGCTCGGGGGACGTGCTGGCCAAGAACCCGGTGGTGCGCTCCAAGAGCTACAACACGCCGCTGCTGAACCCCGTGCAGGAGCACGAGGCGGAGGGCGCAGCGGCCGGCGGCCCCAGCATCCGCAGGCACTCCGTGTCGGAGATGACGTCCTGCCCCGAGCCCCAGGGCTTCTCCGACCCGCCCGGCCAGGGCTCTGCCGGGGCCTTCAGGTCCTCCCCAGCACCCCACTCAGGGCCCTGCCCCAGCAGACTCTACCCCACGACCCAGCCCCCTGAGCAGGGCTTGGATCCCACCCGCAGCTCCCTGCCCCACGCCAGCCCGGAGAACCTGGTGGACCAGATCCTGGAGTCCGTGGACTCAGATTCTGAAGGGATTTTCATTGACTTTGGCCGGGGCCGGGGCTCTGGCATGTCCAACTTGGAGGGCTCTGGTGGCCGGCAGAGTGTCGTGTGA